The following proteins are encoded in a genomic region of Salminus brasiliensis chromosome 25, fSalBra1.hap2, whole genome shotgun sequence:
- the LOC140547885 gene encoding RNA-binding protein 43-like: MSDSPVMNSKGSPDRCRTVVVSGVPDVLPSSRMSDKLTIHFQSARSHGGDVEEVEYPTHLKGVAFVTFESWRDADKVVKCNQVLKDREFQEEYPLTVYMYTPEVALYAFADVDLSLYPDLSTLIASLRSTHGSVRIQPDLTKAGFISAEGPFSALRELRKDLLSRAPNRDISDKASSLFKASSPDKARQSAVDGTDIVKLWLDTHTYKYFQMVQRKDWDRCVSRYDVIAQAVSTGEVTEVELHGDKSVLSAAQTELQKLVAERQGTLRTQQIDCSSSDLATRTRLLQACERVQSIYKDVCYAPTDSYIEVIGPSVSSHLFCGMVKIVTDGARI, translated from the exons ATGAGTGATTCACCTGTGATGAACAGCAAAGGCTCCCCCGACCGGTGCAGGACGGTAGTGGTCAGCGGCGTTCCTGACGTGCTGCCCAGCTCACGGATGAGCGACAAGCTCACCATTCACTTTCAGAGTGCGAGAAGCCATggaggagacgtggaggaggtggagtatccCACTCATCTTAAAGGAGTGGCCTTCGTCACCTTTGAGAGCTGGAGAG atgcagacaaggtGGTTAAGTGCAACCAGGTGCTGAAAGATCGAGAGTTTCAAGAAGAATATCCCCTCACAGTGTACATGTATACTCCAGAG GTCGCCTTGTACGCTTTTGCGGATGTGGACTTGTCACTCTACCCAGACCTCTCCACCTTAATTGCGAGCCTGAGGTCCACCCACGGGTCAGTGCGCATCCAGCCTGACCTGACCAAAGCCGGATTCATCTCGGCAGAAGGTCCGTTTTCTGCCCTCCGAGAGCTGCGGAAAGACCTTCTTAGTCGAGCCCCAAACAGAGACATATCGGACAAGGCCTCGAGCTTGTTCAAGGCCTCAAGCCCGGACAAGGCCAGACAGTCTGCGGTGGATGGAACTGATATTGTGAAGTTGTGGCtcgacacacacacttacaagtACTTCCAGATGGTGCAGAGAAAAGACTGGGACAGATGTGTGAGCAGGTATGATGTGATCGCTCAGGCAGTCAGCACAGGCGAAGTTACCGAAGTAGAGCTGCACGGAGATAAATCTGTGCTGTCGGCTGcacaaacagagttgcagaagcTAGTGGCTGAAAGACAAGGCACGTTACGCACTCAGCAAATAGACTGCAGTAGTTCTGATCTGGCTACTAGAACGAGGTTGTTACAGGCTTGTGAGAGAGTGCAAAGTATATATAAGGATGTATGTTACGCTCCTACAGATTCTTATATTGAGGTCATTGGCCCCTCTGTCTCCAGCCACCTGTTCTGTGGGATGGTGAAGATAGTGACTGATGGTGCACGGATTTGA